In Burkholderia savannae, one genomic interval encodes:
- a CDS encoding D-amino acid dehydrogenase has translation MRVVILGSGVVGVASAYYLARAGHEVTVIDREAGPALDTSFANAGQISPGYAAPWAAPGVPLKAVKWMFEKHAPLAIRLDGTRFQLQWMWQMLRNCTTERYALNKGRMVRLAEYSRDCLQALRADTGIQYEGRTGGTLQVFRTQQQLDGAAKDIAVLREANVPFELLSSDELKKAEPALAAVSEKLTGGLRLPGDETGDCQLFTTRLAALAEQLGVKFRFNTSIDALAIAGGKIAGVHCGGEMVRADAYVVALGSYSTDFVANLVKIPVYPLKGYSITAPIVDAAKAPVSTVLDETYKIAITRFDDRIRVGGMAEIVGFDKRLRQARRETLEMCVNDLFPGGGDTASASFWTGLRPMTPDGTPIVGRTPVPNLFLNTGHGTLGWTMSCGSGQLLADLMSGKKPAIRADDLSVHRYLSETDGEHRPAYA, from the coding sequence ATGCGAGTGGTTATCTTGGGCAGTGGCGTGGTCGGCGTGGCGAGCGCCTATTATCTGGCTCGCGCGGGCCATGAAGTCACGGTGATCGACCGCGAGGCCGGTCCCGCCCTCGACACGAGCTTTGCGAACGCGGGCCAGATCTCGCCCGGCTACGCGGCGCCGTGGGCCGCGCCCGGCGTGCCGCTGAAGGCCGTCAAGTGGATGTTCGAAAAGCATGCGCCGCTCGCGATCCGCCTCGACGGCACGCGATTCCAACTGCAATGGATGTGGCAGATGCTGCGCAACTGCACGACCGAGCGCTACGCGCTGAACAAGGGCCGGATGGTGCGCCTCGCCGAATACAGCCGCGACTGCCTGCAGGCGCTGCGCGCCGACACGGGCATCCAGTACGAAGGACGCACGGGCGGCACGCTCCAGGTTTTCCGCACGCAGCAGCAGCTCGACGGCGCCGCGAAGGACATCGCGGTGCTACGCGAGGCGAACGTGCCGTTCGAGCTGCTGTCGAGCGACGAGCTGAAGAAGGCCGAACCGGCGCTCGCCGCGGTCTCGGAAAAGCTGACGGGCGGCCTGCGGCTGCCGGGCGACGAGACGGGCGACTGCCAGCTCTTCACGACGCGCCTCGCCGCGCTCGCCGAGCAGCTCGGCGTGAAGTTCCGCTTCAACACGAGCATCGACGCGCTCGCCATCGCGGGCGGTAAGATCGCGGGCGTTCATTGCGGCGGCGAGATGGTGCGCGCCGACGCGTACGTGGTCGCGCTAGGCTCGTACTCGACGGACTTCGTCGCGAATCTCGTGAAGATTCCGGTGTATCCGCTGAAGGGCTATTCGATCACCGCGCCGATCGTCGACGCGGCGAAGGCGCCGGTGTCGACCGTGCTCGACGAAACCTACAAGATCGCGATCACCCGCTTCGACGATCGCATCCGCGTGGGCGGGATGGCGGAGATCGTCGGCTTCGACAAGCGGCTGCGCCAGGCGCGCCGCGAAACGCTCGAAATGTGCGTGAACGACCTGTTCCCGGGCGGCGGCGACACCGCAAGCGCGTCGTTCTGGACCGGCCTGCGTCCGATGACGCCGGACGGCACGCCGATCGTCGGCCGCACGCCGGTGCCGAACCTGTTCCTCAACACGGGCCACGGCACGCTCGGCTGGACGATGTCGTGCGGCTCCGGCCAACTGCTCGCCGACCTGATGTCGGGCAAGAAGCCGGCGATCCGCGCGGACGACCTGTCCGTGCATCGCTATCTGAGCGAAACGGACGGCGAGCATCGTCCCGCCTACGCATGA
- a CDS encoding electron transfer flavoprotein subunit alpha/FixB family protein, whose translation MTILVIAEHDNASIKASTLNTVAAAVKIGGDIHVLVAGRDAQGAADAAAKIAGVSKVLLADAPQLADGLAENVEATALNVAKDYSHILAPATAYGKNIAPRIAAKLDVAQISDITAVDSADTFERPIYAGNAIATVQSSDPIKVITVRATGFDPVAAEGGSAPVEKIDAAADAGVSQFVSREVTKLDRPELTSASIIVSGGRGLGSGENYTKVLEPLADKLQAALGASRAAVDAGYVPNDYQVGQTGKIVAPQLYIAVGISGAIQHLAGMKDSKVIVAINKDPEAPIFSVADYGLVGDLFTLVPELVNELG comes from the coding sequence ATGACGATTCTGGTAATTGCCGAACACGACAACGCATCGATCAAGGCATCGACGCTGAACACGGTGGCCGCCGCGGTGAAGATCGGCGGCGACATTCACGTGCTGGTCGCGGGCCGCGATGCGCAGGGCGCGGCGGACGCGGCGGCGAAGATCGCGGGCGTGTCGAAGGTGCTGCTGGCCGACGCGCCGCAACTCGCGGACGGTCTAGCGGAAAACGTCGAGGCGACCGCGCTGAACGTCGCGAAGGACTACTCGCACATCCTCGCGCCGGCGACCGCATACGGCAAGAACATCGCGCCGCGGATCGCCGCGAAGCTGGACGTCGCGCAGATCTCGGACATCACGGCGGTCGATTCGGCCGATACGTTCGAGCGCCCGATCTACGCGGGCAACGCGATCGCGACGGTGCAGTCGAGCGATCCGATCAAGGTGATCACGGTGCGCGCGACGGGCTTCGATCCGGTCGCGGCCGAAGGCGGCAGCGCGCCGGTCGAGAAGATCGACGCGGCGGCGGACGCGGGCGTGTCGCAGTTCGTGAGCCGCGAGGTGACGAAGCTCGATCGTCCGGAACTGACGTCGGCGTCGATCATCGTGTCGGGCGGCCGCGGCCTCGGCAGCGGCGAGAACTACACGAAGGTGCTGGAGCCGCTCGCCGACAAGCTGCAGGCGGCGCTCGGCGCGTCGCGCGCGGCGGTGGACGCGGGCTACGTGCCGAACGACTATCAGGTGGGCCAGACGGGCAAGATCGTCGCGCCGCAGCTGTACATCGCGGTGGGCATCTCGGGCGCGATCCAGCACCTGGCCGGCATGAAGGATTCGAAGGTGATCGTCGCGATCAACAAGGACCCCGAAGCGCCGATCTTCAGCGTGGCCGACTACGGCCTCGTCGGCGATCTGTTCACGCTCGTGCCGGAACTCGTGAACGAGCTCGGCTGA
- a CDS encoding acyl-CoA dehydrogenase encodes MSYTAPVKDMLFVMKELAGIDEVAKLPGYEDAGFDTAHAVLDESAKFCGEVLAPLNVEGDKNPSSWKDGAVTATPGFKEAFRQFVEGGWQGLQHPTEYDGQGLPKLIATPCIEMLNASNLSFALCPLLTDGAIEALLTAGTDEQKSRYVPKLISGEWTGTMNLTEPQAGSDLALVRSRAEPQGDGSYKVFGTKIFITWGEHDMADNIVHLVLARTPNAPEGVKGISLFIVPKFLVNDDGSLGARNDVHCVSIEHKLGIKASPTAVLQYGDHGGAIGYLVGEENRGLEYMFIMMNAARFGVGMQGIGVAERAYQKAAEFAKERVQSRPVDGSAKQSVTIIHHPDVRRMLATMRALTEGARALSYVAAAHCDHAHRAADEGVRARHQAIYEYLVPVVKGWSTEMVNEVASLGIQVHGGMGFIEETGAAQYYRDARILAIYEGTTAIQANDLVGRKTARDGGAVAKAIVGEIRQTADALGAHDGPAFAAMKAQLEDGARALSAVVDFVVANVKGDPNAVFAGSVPYLKLAGVVLCGWQMARALLAAQQKRADDPKFYDAKIAIAQFYAEHILAQASGLEASIVGAKGGQGVFALTEDQF; translated from the coding sequence ATGAGCTATACCGCACCCGTCAAGGACATGCTGTTCGTGATGAAGGAGCTGGCCGGCATCGATGAGGTCGCGAAGCTGCCCGGCTACGAGGACGCCGGCTTCGATACGGCGCACGCCGTGCTCGACGAATCGGCGAAGTTCTGCGGCGAGGTGCTCGCGCCGCTCAACGTCGAAGGCGACAAGAATCCGAGCAGCTGGAAGGACGGCGCCGTCACGGCGACGCCCGGCTTCAAGGAGGCGTTCCGCCAGTTCGTCGAAGGCGGCTGGCAGGGGCTCCAGCATCCGACCGAATACGACGGCCAGGGCCTGCCGAAGCTGATCGCGACGCCTTGCATCGAAATGCTGAACGCGTCGAACCTGTCGTTCGCGCTGTGCCCGCTTCTGACCGACGGCGCGATCGAGGCGCTCCTCACGGCCGGCACCGACGAACAGAAATCCCGCTACGTGCCGAAGCTCATTTCCGGCGAATGGACGGGCACGATGAACCTGACCGAGCCGCAGGCGGGCTCCGATCTCGCGCTCGTGCGCTCGCGCGCGGAGCCGCAGGGCGACGGTTCGTACAAGGTGTTCGGCACGAAAATCTTCATCACGTGGGGCGAACACGACATGGCCGACAACATCGTCCACCTCGTGCTCGCGCGCACGCCGAACGCGCCCGAAGGCGTGAAGGGCATCTCGCTGTTCATCGTGCCGAAGTTCCTCGTCAACGACGACGGCAGCCTCGGCGCGCGCAACGACGTGCACTGCGTGTCGATCGAACACAAGCTCGGCATCAAGGCGAGCCCGACCGCGGTGCTGCAGTACGGCGACCACGGCGGCGCGATCGGCTATCTCGTCGGCGAAGAGAACCGCGGCCTCGAGTACATGTTCATCATGATGAACGCGGCGCGCTTCGGCGTCGGGATGCAGGGGATCGGCGTCGCCGAGCGTGCGTACCAGAAGGCCGCCGAGTTCGCGAAGGAGCGCGTGCAGAGCCGTCCCGTCGACGGTTCCGCGAAGCAGTCGGTGACGATCATTCATCACCCGGACGTGCGCCGGATGCTCGCGACGATGCGCGCGCTCACGGAAGGCGCGCGGGCGCTGTCCTACGTCGCCGCCGCGCATTGCGATCACGCGCACCGCGCCGCCGACGAAGGCGTGCGCGCGCGGCATCAGGCGATCTACGAGTATCTGGTGCCGGTCGTGAAGGGCTGGAGCACCGAGATGGTCAACGAGGTCGCGAGCCTCGGGATTCAGGTGCACGGCGGAATGGGCTTCATCGAGGAAACGGGCGCCGCGCAGTACTACCGCGACGCGCGCATTCTCGCGATCTACGAAGGCACGACCGCGATCCAGGCGAACGACCTCGTCGGCCGGAAGACGGCGCGCGACGGCGGCGCAGTCGCGAAGGCGATCGTCGGCGAGATCCGGCAGACGGCCGACGCGCTCGGCGCGCACGATGGCCCGGCATTCGCCGCGATGAAGGCGCAACTGGAAGACGGCGCGCGCGCGTTGTCGGCCGTCGTCGACTTCGTCGTCGCGAACGTGAAGGGCGATCCGAACGCGGTGTTTGCCGGCAGCGTGCCGTATCTGAAGCTCGCGGGCGTCGTGCTGTGCGGCTGGCAAATGGCGCGCGCGCTGCTCGCCGCGCAGCAAAAACGCGCCGACGATCCGAAGTTCTACGACGCGAAGATCGCGATCGCGCAGTTCTACGCAGAGCACATTCTCGCGCAGGCGAGCGGGCTCGAAGCGTCGATCGTCGGCGCGAAGGGCGGGCAGGGCGTGTTCGCGCTGACGGAAGACCAGTTCTGA
- a CDS encoding electron transfer flavoprotein subunit beta/FixA family protein: MKILVPVKRVVDYNVKVRVKSDGTGVDIANVKMSMNPFDEIAVEEAVRLKEAGVATEVIAVSVGVAQAQETLRTALAIGADRAILVESNDEVQPLGVAKILKALVDKEQPQLVILGKQAIDDDSNQTGQMLAALANLPQATFASKVTVADGRAIVAREVDGGAETLSLTLPAVVTTDLRLNEPRYVTLPNIMKAKKKPLETVKPEDLGVDVAPRLKTLKVAEPPKRAAGVKVPDVKTLVEKLKTEAKVL; the protein is encoded by the coding sequence ATGAAAATCCTGGTGCCAGTGAAGAGAGTGGTCGATTACAACGTGAAGGTCCGGGTGAAGTCGGACGGCACGGGCGTCGATATCGCGAACGTGAAGATGTCGATGAATCCGTTCGACGAGATCGCGGTCGAGGAGGCGGTGCGCCTGAAGGAAGCGGGCGTGGCGACCGAGGTGATCGCGGTGTCGGTGGGCGTCGCGCAGGCTCAGGAAACGCTTCGCACGGCGCTCGCGATCGGCGCGGACCGTGCGATTCTCGTCGAATCGAATGACGAGGTGCAGCCGCTCGGCGTGGCGAAGATCTTGAAGGCGCTGGTCGACAAGGAGCAGCCGCAGCTCGTGATCCTCGGCAAGCAGGCGATCGACGACGATTCGAACCAGACGGGCCAGATGCTGGCCGCGCTCGCGAATCTGCCGCAGGCGACGTTCGCGTCGAAGGTGACGGTGGCGGACGGCCGTGCGATCGTCGCGCGTGAAGTGGACGGCGGCGCGGAGACGCTGTCGCTCACGCTGCCGGCCGTGGTGACGACCGACCTGCGCCTGAACGAGCCGCGCTACGTGACGCTGCCGAACATCATGAAGGCGAAGAAGAAGCCGCTCGAGACGGTGAAGCCGGAAGACCTCGGCGTGGACGTCGCGCCGCGCCTGAAGACGCTGAAGGTGGCGGAGCCGCCCAAGCGTGCGGCGGGCGTGAAGGTGCCGGACGTGAAGACGCTGGTCGAAAAGCTGAAGACCGAAGCCAAGGTGCTGTAA